From the genome of Luteibacter rhizovicinus DSM 16549:
CCCCGGATGGCACGGTCAGCACCCTGGCCCAGTCGTCTCGCGAAGACGACGATGCGCCTTTGCGCCGGCCGCTCGGTATCGTCGCGGATGCCGATGCGGTGTATGTCACCGAAGCCGTGCACGGCCGCGTCTTGCGCTACGGCTACGACGGCACCTTGCGCGTCCTCACGGGCGAGGAAGGTAACCAGGCGATGCGACAGCCGGCTTCGCTCGCCTTCGATGGCAACCGGCTTGTGGTGACCGACGCTGCGTCCGCACGGATCTATCGTGTCGATGACGCACCGGCGCCTGCACTCCCCGCTCCCATGGGGCCCGCGCCCGACGCACCGCTTCCCGTCACGGAGGGCCGCTGGCCGATCGCGCCACAGGATGCCTGGCACGAGATCGTCGGCGTGCTCGGCGAGGTGCGTGGCAACGACAAGGGTGAAAGCCGCGATCACCTGCACGGTGGGCTCGACGTGCGTGCGGATGTCGGCGACGAGGTCCATGCGATCGCCGACGGCAAGGTGAGTGATCCACTGTCGACCTGGGGATTCGGCAAGCTCAACGAAGGGCTGGCGATCGATCGCATCGACTACATCCACATGCGTGTCGGCCGCAATGCGCGGGGCCAGTCACTGGATCCGAAGCGCTTCGTCATCCTTGCCGGCGACGACGGCAAACCCGAACGTGTCCAGGTACGCCGCGGTACGCGCTTTCACGCAGGCGAGGTGTTGGGCACGGTCAACGCCATGGCGCATACCCATCTCTCGCTGACCGGGAACGTTGCCAATCGCAATGCTTTCTCACTGGGATTCACCGGTTTCGTCGATCACATCCCGCCGACCATCGACGCCGTGGAATTGCGCGATGCCGCCGGTACGGTCCTGCGCACGAAGGTGGCGAACCGATTGATCGTTCCCCGTAACGCAGGAGGTATCCAGATCGCAGTCGAAGCCTGGGACCAGGTCGACGGCAATCTCGCACGGCGGCGCCTGGGTCTATACGCCATCGGCTACCAGGTGCTCGCCGCAGACGGTACGCCGTTGCCCGCCTTCGGAGCGGCGCGGATGAATATCGTCTTCGATGTACTACCTGAAGACGACGATGCGGCGCGCGTGATCTATGCACCGGACAGCGGCGAGACCGTACACGGCAGTGCCCGCACGCGATTCATCTACGCCGCGACGCATGTGCTTCGCCATGGCGACGTCGGCGACGGCGCATGGGATGCGAGCGTCTTTCCGCCGGGCGATTACCTGATTCGCATCGTGGCGAGCGACTGGTCGGGCAACCTCGCCGAGCGCCGTCGCGATGTCGCCATCACCCTGCGCTGAGCGCTACACAGGCCACTGCAGCACGACCGCATGGGACGCACCATGCGCAGCGGCTTGTCGTTGGGTTCGCACCGTTGCATTGACGAGGAAGGCTTCCCGCGCGCGAGCCAGCATCGGCGCATCATCGGCGCTGTCGCTATACGCCCATCGCCACGCCTTGCCATAACCCGCTTCGAGAAGCATCCGGCACTTTTCCATACCGCGGCAATGCCGTCGGACGATCCAGCCGCCACCCGCCCTCCGCAGTTCCGAGCCGAGCACCGGCAGATCGCCGGCAATCGACGCAAGCAGACGCCCGGCAAGCCACTGCGGCGCCGCCGTAACGATGACAACGCGGTCACCGCGGTCCAGGTGCTCCCTCAGCCGGGCCATGCCGTCGTCGATCCAGTGCAGGGAGCGCATGCCTTGCTCGAATCGCCTGGCGAAGGCATCGATGCTCTGCTCCAACGCCGCCCTGTCGAGACCGTACGTGGCGATCCACAGCAACAGGGAGGCGCCAATCCGCCTCGCCGACGGCATGTGCAGCATTACCAACGCCGCCGGAAGCACCGGCAGCGCGGCAAGCAACTTCAACGGTGACGCCCGCAACAAGCCGCGCATCCACTCTACGGTCGAATCCGCCGAGAGCAACGTCTTGTCGAGGTCGAACACCGCGCAGTCGCGCGTGTTAATGGGCGCCCTCGATCGCCTTGACTGCGTCGAGTGTTTCCTGCACATGCTTCTGCGGCTTCAGGCTCGAATACACATGGGTGATCTTGCCTGATGGTGCGATCACGTACGACGTGCGGTCCGACCAGCCGGGCCGGATCATCAGGGTCGAATCGTAGGCTTTCGCGATCTTCGCACCCTCGTCGGCGGCGACGGCGAACTTGCCGCCGCAGTGTTCGTTCTCCGTCGAGAACGCCGCGAGCTCACCCGTATTGCCCGCTGTCACGCCGATGACCGTCGCGTGCAGCGCCTTGAACTTGTCGATGGCCTCCGAAAACATGTGGGCTTCGACATTGCAGCCATCCGTGTGCGCCGCGGGGAAGAAATACACCACCACGGGTCCTTGCTTCAGGGCGTCGGCGAGCTTGAAGGTGAACGGCTTGCCGGCGAGGTAGGCCGGCAAGGTGAAGTCCGGTGCCTGCGTACCTTCTTTCAGCGCGGCGGAAGCAGGTGTCGCCAGGGCGGCGGTGCCGGCCAGCGCAAGCGCGGCGAGGGTCATCAAGGGCTTCATGACGGGGGGTTCCTGTGGTGGGGGACGGGTGTCAGGATCATATACGTCTAAGGCGACGTACTGGATGACCCGGACCACACGCTAAGGCGGGTCGGTCAGTCCGAGCCGTCCCGCGGCGGCCACCGCTTCGCCGCGGGAACAAACGTCCAGCTTGCGCAGGATGGCCGAGATGTGGTGCTCGACCGTTTTCTCCGACCGAACGATGTGCTGCGCGATTTCCGCATTCGACAGGCCTCTCGCCAACAGGCTCATGACATGGCGTTCGCGCGTGGTCAGGCCGGCGGGATTGGCGACCGTGGTAGCCCTGGGGCCCCGCGTCACGCCACGTATGCCGGCCTGGCGCAACTGCGCGCGACAGAGCTTCACCGTCGCGCAGGCGCCCATGGCCTCGAAGATGGCCAGGGCTTCGAGTTTGCTGGCTTCCTCGCCGTCCCACAGCGCCATCGCACGCATGTAGGGACAAGCGAGAATGCGCCATGCGTCCGCGGCGGCCTGCCAGGCTCCCTCCCAAAGCATCGCGTACGGGTCGTCGCTTTCGGCGTATTTCCCCTGCCCCTCGCCGAGCTTCCACAACCAGAAGCCCAACTCGCCGAGCTCGCGGCGATCGCCCAGGGCCTCGGCCATCTCATAGGTGTGCCTTACCCACGGATCGTTCAGGCTGCTCTCGCCACGGAGCCACGCCGCTTCGGCGCGTGCGACCGCGATGGGTGCGAGCCGCTGCAGTTCACCGGTATGACTGGCCAGTTCGCTGGCCTCGTCGATCAGTTCGGTGGCACCGGGGTCGCCACGTCGCAGGCGGATGCGTGCCAGCACGGCCATGGCCGGTATGCGCGTCACCGGCGCCACCGCATCGCGGACGATAAGCTGACTCGCCAGGCGGGCAGCGTCGTCCCAGCGTCCCTGCTCGAAATCGACGCGGGCCTTCCAGGCCAGCACGTAGTTTGCCCACGAGTCGAGATCGCGCTCGGCAAAGTAGATCCCCGCCTCGTGAATGGTTCGTGCGGCCACGACATAGTTGCGGGTCGTGACTTCGGTGCTGGTCAGGTTGGCGTAGGCCCGGGCGACATGCTCGCCGTAACCGCGATCGAGCGCGATGGAAAGGCTCTTTTCGAGCCAGTGCCTTCCTTCCGGATCGCCGCTCGAGAGCATCGCCGTGCCCACGTTGTTCATCGCGTGGCACAGGACCTCGGTGTCGTCGACCCGCTTGGCCAGTTCCATGGCGCGCGTACCCCATGCAACCGCCTCGGGCGTACGCCCGGCAAGCATGTACAGCTGCGATCGGTTGCTCAGCGCCCACGCAAACTCGCTCTCTTCGGGCAACTGTTCCAACAACGCCACGGCCTGATCCGCATAGGCCTCCGCGTCACGATTGCATCCGGCAAACCAGTGCAGACGCGACAGCCAGCGCAAGGTGTTTCCCTCGTGGGTGCGCTCGCCCAGCTCACGCCAGATATCGAGCGCGCGCAGGCTCGCACTCATCGCTTCGTCCGCCTGGTCCGTCAGGTAGCACTGGTACGAGCGACGTCCCAGCAACTCGGCCTGCTCGCGTAGCGGTAGCCGGGAGGCATAGGCGAGAGCCACGCCATAGAGTTTCGCGGCCTCGCAATGCGAGCCATGCGAGATCGCCTCGGCTGCGGCGAGCGGCGCATACCGCAACACGGCCGCCGCGTCGCCCGCACCCGCGGCGTGATGAACCATCCGGGCCATGGGTGCGGGTTCGTCCCCGCTTTCGAGGCAGGCGAGCACGCGGGCATGCAGGGCGGTGATCACCGGCGCCGCCAGGGCCTTTTCCACAGCCATGCGTGCCAGCTCGTGGCGATAGGCATACCAGCCGTCCGCCGCGGTGAGGAGACCCGATGCCAGGGCCGAGGAGATATCGTCGACCGACGGCGCGAGCACGGCGTCGACCATGGCGATCTCGACGCGCGCCGGCACGATGGCGACCAGGTCCAGTAGCGCTCGCACCGGTGGCGACTGTCGCGCCGCGCGCGCGAGCACGGCATCACGTACGGTGGCTGGGACGCCATCGGCATGCAGGATCTCCGTGACGAAGAAGGGGTTGCCGCCGGTGGTCGCGAAAATCCCGTCCACCACGCAGCCCGACCGCCTGGCCATGTCGGCCACCGCGTCTTCCGAGAGCCGTTGCAGTGGGATGCGCATGGCGGCATCGGCTGGCAAGTCGCCGAACACCGTTTGCAGCGGATGCCTGTCGCCTATTTCATCGTCGCGATAGGTAAGCAGGAGGACGGCGCGCAGGGGATGAACACGTCGGGCCAGGTATTTCACCAGATCCAGTGTCGCGGTATCGGCCCAGTGCAGGTCCTCGAGAATCAGCAACGTCGTGCGCGGCGAATGCTGCAGATCGGTCAGGATGGCGCTGAACAGCCTCGCGCGAGGTCCGTCGACACCGAGCATGCCCTGCACGTCTCCGTCGAAGGCGCCGGCCATGTCGTAGATCGGCCCCAGGGGCCTGGGCGAGAACAGCGCCTCGCAACTTCCCCAGAGCACGCGGTCGCCTTCCCCGGTCCGGTCGCGTACGAGACGGCGGACCAGCGATGTCTTGCCGATGCCCGCCTCTCCGCTGACCAGCACGATGAGCCCTGAGCCCCGCTCCGCTCGCCCGACTGCTTCATGCAAACGTTGCAGGGGGTAATCGCGTTCGATGAGTTCCACCGTACCCACTCCCCGGAACCTGCCCTATTTTCGCACCGGGCAGGTTCCAGACGAGTGAAGCGACGTGCTGCTCTTGCAGCATCGCGCCTCAGGCCAGCACGTAGCTGAAGGGTAGCCAGGGCGTGCGGAGCCGGGAGTGCGCCGCGGTTTCGACCCCGGCATGTCCGGTACCTAAGTAAAAATACGGATCGAGCACGGACACCTCGGTGATGCTGCCGACGGGAAGCTGGTTGCGCTGGCCCACTTCACGGATGGCTTCGGGGCTGGGCGCGTCGTAAACGCAGAAGGTTCGCGTCCGATCGAGGCTCACGTACGAGTGCACCCAGGTGACGCCCTCTTCCGCGTTGGTATTGACGATCTTCCGGCAAAGGCGATCGCCCTCGTCGTTGGTGGGCAGATGCAGTTTGCCGGGGAAATCGCGTTCGACGATGTAGCGAGGCATGGTCTTCTCCTTGATGGAATACAACTCAAGGCCGAGCTGCGATACCAGACTACGAATCCGCACCCCTCCCAACATCGGGGATTTCCCCCAGATTGGGTCCAGGCGCCCCTCAGTTTGCGGCGCACTTGACGCACCGCAGTGGTTCGGCCACTTTCGCCCAGTCATCTGCACCTGGACCATATTTCGCCCGGAAATTGTCCTTGTGGGTAGTCGCCAACCGCTACATCCGCTTCGCGGACGGCAGCTTCATCGAACTGCTCGGCATCACCCGCGCCGACCCCACGTTCGATCCAGGCATGAAGGCAGACCAGGTAGCGTTGAAAGGTGGCCCGGGCGCGCGCACGTTCGGCTTCCGTTCGTCGTCGATCGACACGATCCACGCATCGCTACAGGCGCTGCACTATGCGGTAACGCCGACGACTATCGCGTGACCCGCGAACATCCCAATGGCGCCCGCGCGCTGTCATCGATATGGCTGGTGTCCGGCGATGCCGATGCCGATCGCCGGCAGCTCGAGAAAATGGGCTTCGGCCACGCGGTGCCGGTCACGTTGCCGACGGTCGGGGCGAAAGGCTTCTGCGTACCGATCGGCCCGACCGCACTGTTGACCTTGCAACCCGATGGCGACGGCGTGGCGCGGCAGACCATGACCAGGGGCGGTCCACGCGTTCTCGGGGTGAGCTACGGCGTCGCCGACCTGGGTCGCGCGCAACGCTGGGTAGAACGCGGCTACGAGCGCAAGCTCGCGACGTATCGAGGCATCTCGGGGGAATCGTTCCTCGCACCCACCCAGGACGACCTCGGCCTGTCCATCGAATTCCACACGATGCAACAGGCCGACACGCCCTGCCCGACAGCAAGCGACCGGGCTCTCAAGCCTTCTTGAGGAAACACGTCTTCAGCACCAGACCCTTGATCTTGTCCGAGTTGCCTTCGATGTGTTCGGCGTCGCCTTCGACCAGCCGGATGTTGCGGATCATCGAACCCTGCTTGAGGGGAATGGATGAGCCTTTCACCTTCAGGTCCTTGATCACGACCACGCTGTCGCCGCTCACCAGGACATTGCCGTTGACGTCGCGAACGACGACGTCGCCGTCCTCGGACTTCGTCGAACGCTGGGGCCATTCGTGCGAACAATCCGGACAGACGTACGTGTCGCCATCCGGGTAGGTGTTTTCCATGCCGCAAACCGGACAGGCGGGAATATCGGATGCTTCCAAGTCACTCTCTCTCAGTGGCGCAGCTCGCTATTCTACATGCGCTCATGCGTCGATCGTGCCGATGAACCGCCGGCGCCAGGCTCCCGGCGTCATGCCGATCCGTTCGGTGAACACCCGTCGAAACGCGGAAACGGACTGATAGCCCACGGCTTCGGCAACGACCTCCGTCGCGCGACCCGGCTGCTTGAGTTGGTT
Proteins encoded in this window:
- a CDS encoding haloacid dehalogenase-like hydrolase, encoding MFDLDKTLLSADSTVEWMRGLLRASPLKLLAALPVLPAALVMLHMPSARRIGASLLLWIATYGLDRAALEQSIDAFARRFEQGMRSLHWIDDGMARLREHLDRGDRVVIVTAAPQWLAGRLLASIAGDLPVLGSELRRAGGGWIVRRHCRGMEKCRMLLEAGYGKAWRWAYSDSADDAPMLARAREAFLVNATVRTQRQAAAHGASHAVVLQWPV
- a CDS encoding peroxiredoxin, producing the protein MKPLMTLAALALAGTAALATPASAALKEGTQAPDFTLPAYLAGKPFTFKLADALKQGPVVVYFFPAAHTDGCNVEAHMFSEAIDKFKALHATVIGVTAGNTGELAAFSTENEHCGGKFAVAADEGAKIAKAYDSTLMIRPGWSDRTSYVIAPSGKITHVYSSLKPQKHVQETLDAVKAIEGAH
- a CDS encoding ATP-binding protein, translated to MELIERDYPLQRLHEAVGRAERGSGLIVLVSGEAGIGKTSLVRRLVRDRTGEGDRVLWGSCEALFSPRPLGPIYDMAGAFDGDVQGMLGVDGPRARLFSAILTDLQHSPRTTLLILEDLHWADTATLDLVKYLARRVHPLRAVLLLTYRDDEIGDRHPLQTVFGDLPADAAMRIPLQRLSEDAVADMARRSGCVVDGIFATTGGNPFFVTEILHADGVPATVRDAVLARAARQSPPVRALLDLVAIVPARVEIAMVDAVLAPSVDDISSALASGLLTAADGWYAYRHELARMAVEKALAAPVITALHARVLACLESGDEPAPMARMVHHAAGAGDAAAVLRYAPLAAAEAISHGSHCEAAKLYGVALAYASRLPLREQAELLGRRSYQCYLTDQADEAMSASLRALDIWRELGERTHEGNTLRWLSRLHWFAGCNRDAEAYADQAVALLEQLPEESEFAWALSNRSQLYMLAGRTPEAVAWGTRAMELAKRVDDTEVLCHAMNNVGTAMLSSGDPEGRHWLEKSLSIALDRGYGEHVARAYANLTSTEVTTRNYVVAARTIHEAGIYFAERDLDSWANYVLAWKARVDFEQGRWDDAARLASQLIVRDAVAPVTRIPAMAVLARIRLRRGDPGATELIDEASELASHTGELQRLAPIAVARAEAAWLRGESSLNDPWVRHTYEMAEALGDRRELGELGFWLWKLGEGQGKYAESDDPYAMLWEGAWQAAADAWRILACPYMRAMALWDGEEASKLEALAIFEAMGACATVKLCRAQLRQAGIRGVTRGPRATTVANPAGLTTRERHVMSLLARGLSNAEIAQHIVRSEKTVEHHISAILRKLDVCSRGEAVAAAGRLGLTDPP
- a CDS encoding DUF4242 domain-containing protein, which encodes MPRYIVERDFPGKLHLPTNDEGDRLCRKIVNTNAEEGVTWVHSYVSLDRTRTFCVYDAPSPEAIREVGQRNQLPVGSITEVSVLDPYFYLGTGHAGVETAAHSRLRTPWLPFSYVLA
- a CDS encoding VOC family protein — protein: MWVVANRYIRFADGSFIELLGITRADPTFDPGMKADQVALKGGPGARTFGFRSSSIDTIHASLQALHYAVTPTTIA
- a CDS encoding zinc ribbon domain-containing protein YjdM, which translates into the protein MENTYPDGDTYVCPDCSHEWPQRSTKSEDGDVVVRDVNGNVLVSGDSVVVIKDLKVKGSSIPLKQGSMIRNIRLVEGDAEHIEGNSDKIKGLVLKTCFLKKA